GGATGCCAGTGTTATTGTCCGGGGTCTCCGGGCCCTTTCTGACTTTGAGTACGAATTTCAAATGACTCTGATGAACCGAAAATTAAACCGCAAGGTAGACACCGTCTTCTTGATGACCGGGTTCAAATGGTTTTACACCAGCTCGAAAATCATCAAGGAAGCCGCCTCTCTGGGCGGTTCCGTCCGGGGCTTGGTACCCGAAATCGTCCACCAGCGTTTGAAGGAAAAATTTCCTTTATACCGAAACGTTCCGTAATAAAGCGCTATGCGCATAGCGCCAAGCGCTTAGCGTTTACTGCAGGAAAGGAGTATTTTATGAAACTCGCTGAACGGGTCAAT
This is a stretch of genomic DNA from Deltaproteobacteria bacterium. It encodes these proteins:
- the coaD gene encoding pantetheine-phosphate adenylyltransferase, encoding MKEKIAVYPGSFDPITNGHVNLVERALGFFDRLIVAVAYNPNKAALFSVEERVEMIQTALKNDPRVTVAAFQGLLVDFVEKQDASVIVRGLRALSDFEYEFQMTLMNRKLNRKVDTVFLMTGFKWFYTSSKIIKEAASLGGSVRGLVPEIVHQRLKEKFPLYRNVP